From Enterococcus mundtii, the proteins below share one genomic window:
- the polA gene encoding DNA polymerase I yields MTKNKLLLVDGNSVAFRAFFALHNSLERFKNRNGLHTNAIYAFHNMFENVMQKEQPTHVLVAFDAGKTTFRTEMYAEYKGGRSKTPGEFKEQMPYIRELLTGLGVKYYELPNYEADDIIGTLAEKVDKETFDVVVLSGDRDLTQLASKEIKVDITVKGVSDIESYTPEHVAEKYDGLTPKQIIDMKGLAGDASDNIPGVTKIGEKTAIKLLNQYGSVEGIYEHIDEMKQSKMKENLINDKEQAFLSKKLATIDTDAPVEVDIDSLAYQGKDLDKLVPFFKEMDFKQFLAKLDVVEEQVEMKDILFEVVHEYDESMFQTNMALYVEMMGDNYHTEDIVGVAWGTPEKIYVTNDLAIFENEAFLSWIGDKTRLKNVYDAKRTYVALNRYATKLQGIDFDVLLGAYLLDTNEKSEDIEGIASHYGYHDIQSDEAIYGKGAKKGLPEDEEVFFAHLARKVSAINGLTPKLSQELAEKNQEDLFRKMELPLSIILAEMEISGIKVDATRLQEMKIEFSDRLREIERKIYEEAGEEFNLNSPKQLGVILFEKMGLPVIKKTKTGYSTAVDVLEQLREQAPIVDDILIYRQIAKIQSTYVEGLLKVIQSDGKVHTRYVQTLTQTGRLSSVDPNLQNIPIRLDEGRKIRQAFVPRNEDWLIYSSDYSQIELRVLAHISDDEHLKAAFLEGQDIHSSTAMRVFGIEKAEDVTPNMRRQAKAVNFGIVYGISDYGLSQNLGITRKAAQQYIDTYFEKYPGVKEYMERIVREAKDQGFVETLYHRRRYLPDINSRNYNIRSFAERTAINTPIQGSAADILKIAMIELDKRLKESDLQATMLLQVHDELVFEVPESELERLDKLVSEVMEQAVALHVPLITDSSWGKTWYEAK; encoded by the coding sequence ATGACTAAAAATAAATTATTGCTCGTTGACGGAAATAGTGTGGCCTTTCGTGCATTCTTTGCGTTGCACAATTCGTTGGAACGTTTTAAAAATCGTAATGGGTTGCATACAAACGCAATCTATGCGTTTCATAATATGTTTGAAAATGTCATGCAAAAAGAACAACCAACCCATGTTTTGGTTGCTTTTGATGCGGGGAAAACAACATTCCGAACAGAAATGTACGCAGAATACAAAGGTGGCCGTTCAAAGACACCGGGAGAATTCAAAGAACAAATGCCTTATATCCGTGAGCTTCTAACCGGTCTAGGGGTGAAGTATTACGAGTTGCCGAACTATGAGGCAGACGATATCATTGGTACTTTAGCAGAAAAAGTGGATAAAGAAACATTCGATGTAGTTGTCTTGTCCGGTGACCGAGATTTAACACAATTGGCATCAAAAGAAATCAAAGTCGATATCACTGTGAAAGGTGTAAGTGATATTGAAAGTTATACGCCAGAACATGTGGCGGAAAAATATGATGGACTTACACCGAAACAAATCATCGATATGAAGGGATTAGCAGGGGATGCTTCAGATAATATCCCTGGCGTAACAAAGATCGGTGAAAAAACAGCGATCAAATTATTGAATCAATATGGCTCTGTGGAAGGGATCTATGAACATATCGACGAAATGAAACAAAGTAAGATGAAAGAAAATCTGATCAATGACAAAGAGCAAGCTTTCTTGTCTAAAAAATTAGCAACGATCGATACCGATGCGCCGGTAGAAGTTGATATTGACTCCCTTGCCTATCAAGGGAAAGACTTAGATAAACTGGTGCCTTTCTTCAAGGAAATGGATTTCAAACAATTCCTTGCTAAATTAGATGTGGTCGAAGAACAAGTAGAAATGAAAGATATTTTGTTTGAAGTGGTCCATGAATATGATGAAAGCATGTTCCAGACAAATATGGCTTTATATGTCGAGATGATGGGCGACAACTATCATACAGAAGACATCGTTGGTGTGGCTTGGGGAACACCAGAGAAAATCTATGTGACAAATGACTTAGCGATTTTTGAAAATGAAGCCTTTCTTTCATGGATCGGGGACAAGACTCGCCTGAAAAATGTATATGATGCTAAGCGTACGTATGTGGCATTGAACCGCTATGCAACGAAATTACAAGGGATCGACTTTGATGTCTTACTAGGTGCATATTTATTGGATACGAACGAGAAAAGTGAGGACATCGAAGGGATAGCGTCACATTATGGGTACCACGATATTCAATCGGATGAAGCAATCTATGGAAAAGGCGCGAAGAAAGGTCTACCAGAAGATGAAGAAGTTTTCTTTGCCCACCTAGCACGTAAAGTTTCAGCAATCAATGGCTTGACACCTAAACTAAGTCAAGAATTAGCAGAAAAAAATCAAGAAGATCTTTTCCGAAAAATGGAATTACCTTTGTCGATCATCTTGGCTGAAATGGAAATCAGTGGGATCAAAGTGGATGCGACTCGTCTTCAAGAAATGAAAATCGAATTTTCGGATCGATTGAGAGAGATCGAACGAAAAATCTATGAAGAGGCTGGAGAAGAATTCAATCTAAACTCACCCAAACAATTAGGTGTCATCCTTTTTGAAAAGATGGGTCTTCCAGTGATCAAAAAAACCAAGACAGGGTATTCGACTGCGGTTGATGTCTTAGAACAATTGCGTGAGCAAGCACCGATCGTTGATGATATTTTGATTTATCGACAAATCGCTAAAATCCAATCGACCTATGTCGAAGGTTTACTGAAAGTGATCCAATCGGACGGGAAAGTCCATACTCGCTATGTTCAAACATTGACGCAGACAGGCCGTTTGAGTTCAGTTGATCCCAACTTACAAAATATTCCGATCCGTTTAGATGAAGGTCGCAAGATCCGTCAAGCATTCGTTCCTAGAAATGAAGATTGGTTGATCTATTCTTCTGACTATTCTCAGATCGAATTACGTGTATTGGCGCATATCTCAGATGACGAGCATTTAAAAGCTGCCTTTTTAGAAGGACAAGATATCCATTCAAGTACAGCAATGCGTGTGTTCGGCATTGAAAAAGCCGAAGACGTGACACCAAATATGCGTCGTCAAGCGAAAGCAGTCAATTTCGGAATCGTTTATGGAATTTCTGATTATGGGTTATCACAAAACTTAGGCATTACTCGTAAAGCGGCTCAACAATATATCGATACGTACTTTGAAAAATATCCAGGTGTCAAAGAATACATGGAGCGTATCGTTCGTGAAGCGAAAGATCAAGGTTTTGTTGAAACGTTATACCATCGTCGTCGTTATTTACCCGACATCAATTCAAGAAACTACAACATTCGTTCATTTGCTGAACGAACAGCGATCAATACACCAATCCAAGGAAGTGCGGCGGATATCCTGAAAATCGCCATGATCGAATTAGACAAACGCTTGAAAGAATCGGACTTGCAAGCGACGATGTTGCTTCAAGTGCACGATGAATTAGTCTTTGAAGTGCCAGAAAGTGAATTAGAGAGGTTAGATAAATTAGTCAGCGAAGTAATGGAACAGGCGGTTGCTTTACATGTTCCATTGATCACAGATAGCAGTTGGGGCAAAACATGGTATGAAGCAAAATAA
- a CDS encoding Bax inhibitor-1 family protein, with product MNNQIISNSINRFYAKVYGFLGIGLALSAITSYLAIQVFPYQVASFINNFPLGFMGLWIVQIILVLVLGAKAQKNPSLAIGGFIAYSLLNGIVLAVTLAFYDIGTITTAFISATGMFIGMSAIGMFTKKDLTGVGRAGMAALIGVIIAMVLNVFILRSSAVELFISLLLVVIFAGITAYDNQKIANVYVQSNGQANSGIAVFLALQLYLDFINLFLAFLRIFGRNN from the coding sequence ATGAACAATCAAATCATATCAAATAGTATCAACCGCTTTTATGCGAAAGTCTACGGATTTTTAGGAATCGGTCTAGCACTGAGTGCGATCACTTCCTATTTAGCGATCCAAGTCTTTCCTTATCAAGTAGCAAGTTTCATCAATAATTTTCCATTAGGTTTTATGGGATTATGGATCGTCCAAATCATTTTGGTTTTAGTTTTAGGAGCAAAAGCACAAAAAAATCCAAGCTTAGCAATCGGTGGATTTATCGCATATTCCTTGTTGAACGGTATAGTTTTAGCTGTTACATTAGCTTTCTATGATATCGGAACGATCACGACTGCTTTTATTTCAGCAACTGGGATGTTCATTGGGATGTCAGCAATCGGGATGTTCACTAAAAAAGATCTAACAGGTGTGGGTCGTGCCGGTATGGCAGCATTGATCGGTGTGATCATTGCGATGGTCTTGAATGTTTTTATTTTAAGAAGTAGTGCAGTTGAATTGTTCATCTCATTACTACTTGTCGTGATTTTTGCAGGTATCACTGCTTATGATAACCAAAAGATCGCAAATGTATATGTCCAATCAAATGGACAAGCAAATAGTGGGATTGCCGTATTCTTGGCACTTCAACTATATCTAGATTTCATCAACTTGTTCTTGGCATTCTTACGAATCTTTGGACGTAATAACTAA
- a CDS encoding MaoC/PaaZ C-terminal domain-containing protein has protein sequence MNISKPRKLGKTINEIEEGDSLSLTESIEDNQLLLYLGLTNDANPLYIQHDFAQKTEYHQPIVPTVMLMGIITSAVSKHLPGPGSHVVNFSANFVEPVFHYETLTFQFEVIRVDKMKNVVTISVEATNTQDNRVLDAVVMVQPPELEQELTLESEGE, from the coding sequence TTGAACATAAGTAAACCGCGTAAATTAGGAAAAACAATCAATGAAATCGAGGAAGGTGACTCGTTATCTTTAACAGAATCAATTGAAGATAATCAGTTATTATTGTATTTAGGATTAACAAACGATGCCAACCCTTTATATATCCAACATGATTTTGCACAGAAAACGGAATATCATCAACCCATTGTTCCAACTGTGATGCTAATGGGAATCATAACAAGTGCAGTGTCCAAACACTTGCCTGGTCCAGGTTCTCATGTGGTGAATTTTTCAGCTAATTTTGTCGAGCCGGTTTTTCATTATGAAACATTGACTTTTCAGTTTGAAGTCATTCGAGTGGATAAGATGAAAAATGTTGTGACTATTTCAGTGGAGGCCACGAATACACAAGACAATCGTGTATTAGATGCGGTAGTCATGGTACAACCACCAGAATTAGAACAAGAATTAACTCTTGAAAGTGAAGGTGAATAA
- the murC gene encoding UDP-N-acetylmuramate--L-alanine ligase, with the protein MKNQENLYHFVGIKGSGMSSLALVLHEKGLNVQGSDIEKYFFTQRDLEKANIPILPFDAENVKPGMIVIAGNAFPDSHEEIQRAKELGLEVIRYHDFIADFIQNYTSIAVTGSHGKTSTTGLLSHVLTGIRPTSYLIGDGTGHGDPEAEFFAFEACEYRRHFLAYSPDYVIMTNIDFDHPDYYTSIDDVFSAFQTMAKQVKKAIFAYGDDDYLRKLEADVPIYYYGMNEDDDIQARNIERTTTGSAFDVFHGEEFVGHFTVPAFGKHNILNALGVIAVAYFEKLDVKEVADEMLTFPGVKRRFSEKIVADMTVVDDYAHHPAEIKATIDGARQKYPDKEIIAVFQPHTFTRTIALMDEFAEALDLADRVYLCDIFGSAREEQGDVKIEDLGAKIKKGGQVIKEDNVSPLLDYHEAVIIFMGAGDVQKFEQAYEKLLSSTTKNVL; encoded by the coding sequence ATGAAAAATCAAGAAAATTTGTACCACTTTGTTGGTATTAAAGGCTCAGGCATGAGCTCTTTGGCACTTGTATTACATGAAAAAGGATTAAACGTTCAAGGATCAGATATCGAAAAATATTTCTTTACCCAAAGAGATTTAGAAAAAGCCAATATCCCGATCTTGCCGTTTGATGCAGAAAACGTCAAACCAGGAATGATCGTGATCGCCGGTAATGCTTTTCCAGATTCACACGAAGAGATCCAACGTGCAAAAGAGCTTGGATTAGAAGTGATCCGTTACCATGATTTTATTGCAGATTTTATCCAAAATTATACGAGTATCGCTGTCACTGGTTCCCATGGGAAAACAAGTACGACAGGTCTATTATCACATGTATTGACAGGGATTCGTCCGACAAGTTACTTGATTGGTGACGGCACTGGTCATGGTGATCCAGAGGCAGAATTCTTTGCTTTTGAAGCATGTGAATATCGTCGCCACTTTTTAGCTTACTCTCCTGATTATGTGATCATGACGAATATCGATTTTGATCATCCTGATTATTATACAAGTATCGATGATGTTTTCTCAGCTTTCCAAACGATGGCAAAACAAGTCAAAAAAGCGATCTTTGCTTACGGAGATGACGACTATCTAAGAAAGTTAGAAGCGGATGTTCCGATCTATTATTACGGTATGAATGAAGATGACGATATCCAAGCACGTAATATTGAACGTACGACAACTGGTTCAGCTTTTGATGTGTTCCATGGCGAAGAATTTGTTGGACACTTTACAGTTCCAGCATTTGGCAAACACAATATTTTGAATGCACTTGGTGTTATCGCAGTTGCCTACTTCGAGAAGTTAGACGTGAAAGAAGTTGCTGACGAAATGTTGACATTCCCTGGAGTGAAACGTCGTTTTAGCGAGAAAATCGTGGCTGATATGACAGTCGTTGATGACTATGCTCACCATCCAGCTGAAATCAAAGCAACTATTGATGGCGCTCGTCAGAAATATCCAGACAAAGAAATCATTGCAGTCTTCCAACCACATACATTTACTCGTACGATTGCCTTGATGGATGAATTTGCCGAAGCCTTAGATTTAGCTGACCGAGTGTATCTATGTGATATTTTTGGTTCTGCCCGTGAAGAACAAGGGGACGTTAAAATCGAAGACCTAGGGGCAAAAATCAAAAAAGGTGGTCAAGTAATCAAAGAAGATAACGTTTCACCGTTATTAGACTACCATGAAGCAGTGATTATTTTCATGGGTGCTGGTGATGTTCAAAAATTTGAACAAGCCTATGAAAAATTATTGAGTAGTACAACGAAAAACGTTCTTTGA
- a CDS encoding YdcF family protein, whose amino-acid sequence MTGERSRNADWNCLLDFLADPGPQECSELKAPTLILAGNCLPVLVDEAAKAYLNQQVEQIVLVGGIGHATKYLYKNFEKQGFLFEQGLSESEICARYLLEKYELPKQALLLETESTNCGENASFSYKLLKAQGPLPGRVLLMNDPTLQRRTKATFEKEWNNESVLFYNYVPILPQVTESTKGFNFSDQRLNDLWPSDYFQALVFGEMVRLKDDAQGYGPNGTGFIGHVDIPDEVWSAYLRLLAMNEKVSLKR is encoded by the coding sequence ATGACAGGTGAACGATCAAGAAATGCAGACTGGAATTGCTTATTGGATTTTTTAGCCGACCCTGGCCCACAGGAGTGTTCGGAACTAAAAGCACCTACACTGATTTTAGCGGGGAATTGTCTGCCCGTCCTAGTAGATGAAGCAGCAAAGGCGTACTTGAATCAGCAGGTTGAGCAAATCGTTTTAGTTGGTGGGATCGGACATGCGACGAAGTATCTCTATAAAAATTTTGAAAAACAAGGATTCTTATTTGAACAAGGTTTAAGTGAAAGTGAGATTTGTGCCCGCTATTTGCTTGAAAAATATGAGTTACCAAAACAGGCGCTATTGTTAGAAACAGAGTCAACCAATTGTGGCGAGAATGCTTCATTTTCTTACAAGTTATTAAAAGCACAGGGCCCATTACCTGGACGTGTTCTTTTAATGAATGATCCGACCTTGCAACGGCGGACAAAGGCGACTTTTGAGAAGGAATGGAATAATGAGTCTGTACTTTTTTATAATTATGTACCGATACTTCCACAAGTGACAGAAAGTACCAAGGGATTCAACTTCTCTGATCAAAGACTAAATGACTTGTGGCCTTCTGATTATTTCCAAGCCTTAGTGTTTGGAGAAATGGTTCGTTTGAAAGATGATGCCCAAGGTTACGGACCTAATGGAACGGGATTTATCGGTCATGTCGACATCCCAGATGAAGTGTGGTCTGCTTATTTACGTCTCTTAGCGATGAATGAAAAAGTTTCGCTAAAAAGGTAA
- a CDS encoding SprT family protein: protein MTQEELQQLVEEISLTSFQRPFMHQAMFNKRLKTTGGRYHLNDHHLDFNPTMFAVADQATIIGIIKHELCHYHLHLTGKGYRHRDSDFKHLLLKTGGLRYAPAIPSNRRQKIEGYQCQKCAEWIYRKRKINTDRYLCGRCRGRLVWKETTYLDVE from the coding sequence GTGACACAAGAAGAATTACAACAGTTAGTCGAAGAGATTTCTTTGACAAGCTTCCAGCGTCCGTTCATGCACCAAGCAATGTTCAATAAGCGTTTGAAAACAACAGGTGGTAGGTATCATTTGAATGACCACCATTTGGATTTTAATCCGACGATGTTTGCAGTAGCCGATCAAGCTACGATCATCGGGATCATCAAACATGAGCTGTGTCATTATCATCTTCACTTGACTGGAAAAGGCTATCGTCATCGTGACTCAGATTTCAAACATTTATTGTTAAAGACGGGTGGGTTACGTTATGCACCTGCCATTCCTTCAAATAGAAGGCAAAAAATCGAAGGATATCAATGCCAAAAGTGTGCTGAATGGATTTATCGTAAAAGGAAAATCAATACAGATCGCTATTTGTGTGGGCGTTGTAGAGGACGATTGGTATGGAAAGAAACCACGTACTTGGATGTTGAATAA
- a CDS encoding Tex family protein encodes MTDKVNPTILDLVKKELADYQAKQLTTVLNLLAEGNTVPFIARYRKEMTGSLDEVQIREIEERYAYLENLEKRKTEVLRLIDEQGKLTPELQQSITQSVKMQQVEDLYRPYKQKRRTKATIAKEKGLEPLATWLLTFTSEDVLTEAAKYVTEEVPSPEEALLGAHEIIAEQVSDNAKFRTWVRSYTYNKGLYESTVKNKENDEKGVYEMYYDFSEPIHKIVSHRILATNRGEKEEVLKVNLTVDEAALLTYLERQLIPDTASPSASYVRLAIHDSYKRFIQPAIEREVRNELTEKADEQAIAIFGENLRNLLLQPPLKGKVVLGFDPAYRTGCKLAVVDATGKVLAIEVIYPHKPANQAKRAEAGPAFVKLIDQYHVDMVAIGNGTASRESELFVAEQLKLAKHQAFYAIVNEAGASVYSASDIARKEFPELQVEERSAVSIARRLQDPLAELVKIDPKAVGVGQYQHDVSQKRLAEQLDFVVETAVNQVGVDVNTASPQLLQHISGLNKTTAQNIVTYREENGAFASRTQLKKVPRLGPKAYEQAIGFLRVPGGKHVLDNTAIHPESYAVAKEILQANQLSEKDLGTKEAIEKLSQLSPQRLVQQVPVGEETLKDILEGLTQPGRDMRDEMPAPLLRSDVLSMEDLKPGMELKGTVRNVIDFGAFVDIGVKQDGLVHISKLSNKFVKHPTDVVSVGDVVTVWIEQVDTNKGRISLTMLSPYEDQA; translated from the coding sequence ATGACAGACAAAGTAAATCCAACGATTCTAGATCTTGTAAAGAAAGAATTGGCAGATTATCAAGCAAAACAGTTGACGACTGTTTTAAATCTATTAGCAGAAGGAAATACGGTGCCTTTTATTGCTCGTTACCGTAAAGAAATGACCGGAAGCTTGGACGAAGTACAAATCCGTGAAATTGAAGAGCGCTATGCTTATTTAGAAAATTTAGAAAAGCGTAAAACCGAAGTCTTGCGTTTGATTGATGAACAAGGAAAATTAACTCCAGAATTACAACAAAGTATTACACAATCTGTAAAAATGCAACAAGTAGAGGATTTATATCGTCCGTACAAACAAAAACGAAGAACGAAAGCAACGATTGCGAAAGAAAAAGGGTTAGAACCTTTAGCCACTTGGTTATTGACCTTTACATCTGAGGATGTTTTGACTGAAGCAGCTAAATACGTCACTGAAGAAGTTCCGTCTCCTGAAGAAGCCTTGCTAGGTGCCCATGAAATCATTGCGGAGCAGGTAAGTGACAATGCAAAATTCAGAACATGGGTCCGTTCCTATACGTACAACAAGGGCCTGTATGAAAGTACGGTCAAGAACAAAGAGAATGATGAAAAAGGCGTATACGAAATGTATTATGATTTTTCTGAACCGATTCATAAAATCGTTTCTCATCGCATCTTAGCGACCAATCGTGGAGAAAAAGAAGAAGTATTGAAAGTCAATTTAACGGTTGATGAAGCTGCACTTTTAACTTACTTGGAAAGACAACTGATTCCTGATACAGCTTCGCCTTCTGCTAGTTATGTACGTTTGGCGATTCACGATAGTTACAAACGATTCATCCAACCTGCGATTGAGCGGGAGGTCCGTAATGAATTGACCGAAAAAGCGGATGAACAAGCCATCGCTATATTTGGTGAGAATCTGCGTAACTTGTTATTACAACCACCTTTAAAAGGGAAAGTTGTCTTAGGCTTTGACCCAGCTTATCGTACCGGTTGTAAATTAGCAGTGGTGGATGCGACAGGTAAGGTTTTAGCGATCGAAGTGATTTACCCGCATAAACCGGCAAATCAAGCAAAAAGAGCCGAAGCAGGCCCTGCATTTGTGAAATTGATTGATCAGTACCATGTGGATATGGTTGCGATCGGTAATGGAACGGCGAGCCGTGAATCGGAGTTATTTGTGGCAGAACAGTTGAAGTTAGCCAAACATCAAGCGTTTTATGCCATCGTCAATGAAGCCGGAGCTTCTGTCTATTCTGCAAGTGATATTGCCCGTAAAGAATTTCCTGAGTTACAAGTCGAAGAACGGAGTGCAGTGTCGATTGCACGAAGACTACAAGACCCGTTGGCTGAACTAGTGAAAATCGATCCGAAGGCTGTTGGCGTTGGACAATATCAACATGATGTTTCACAAAAAAGATTAGCAGAACAGTTGGATTTTGTTGTTGAAACGGCAGTGAACCAAGTAGGAGTCGATGTCAATACAGCGAGTCCTCAGTTGTTGCAACATATTTCTGGTCTAAATAAGACGACTGCTCAAAACATCGTGACGTATCGAGAAGAAAATGGTGCATTTGCTTCTCGAACGCAATTGAAGAAGGTCCCACGTTTAGGGCCAAAAGCGTATGAACAAGCGATCGGTTTCCTGCGTGTGCCTGGTGGGAAACATGTACTTGATAATACTGCGATCCATCCAGAGAGTTATGCAGTAGCAAAAGAGATCTTACAGGCTAACCAATTATCTGAAAAAGACTTAGGAACAAAAGAAGCAATCGAAAAATTAAGTCAACTTTCTCCGCAACGTTTGGTGCAACAAGTGCCAGTAGGTGAAGAAACATTGAAAGATATTCTTGAAGGGTTGACCCAACCAGGACGAGACATGCGAGATGAAATGCCTGCGCCACTTTTGCGTTCAGATGTATTGAGTATGGAAGACTTGAAACCTGGCATGGAATTAAAAGGAACAGTCCGAAACGTGATCGATTTTGGGGCATTCGTCGATATTGGGGTGAAACAAGATGGTTTAGTCCATATCTCTAAATTAAGCAATAAATTCGTCAAACATCCAACTGACGTTGTTTCCGTTGGGGATGTCGTCACTGTTTGGATCGAACAAGTGGATACGAACAAAGGGCGCATCAGTCTGACGATGCTTTCGCCTTACGAGGATCAAGCGTGA
- a CDS encoding metallophosphoesterase family protein produces MNKPFVYAIGDVHGSYDLFQKLLTHYDLHLHQLVLIGDLNDRGPKTKDCLLLGMKLVKETGAIYLRGNHEEYFLQFLQEPEDWYPSYLRNGGRETMESLLHPGAAEEYSPTEIAMMIRSRYRELVDFLCNLPLYYEWENYLFVHAGVDLTKKDWRDTSPRDFLWIREPFHEHKNRTGKTIVFGHTITPLLHGDMQTTDLWIQDQKIGIDGGAVFGGSMHGVVFDPIGIIQDIEYQNNQGPWQPRD; encoded by the coding sequence ATGAATAAACCATTTGTCTATGCAATCGGGGATGTCCATGGAAGTTATGATCTTTTTCAAAAGCTATTAACACATTATGATCTACATCTTCATCAATTAGTCTTGATTGGTGATTTGAATGATCGTGGACCAAAAACAAAAGATTGCTTATTACTAGGAATGAAGTTAGTGAAAGAAACTGGTGCGATCTACTTGCGAGGCAATCATGAAGAGTACTTCTTACAGTTTCTCCAAGAACCAGAAGACTGGTATCCGTCTTATTTACGAAACGGTGGAAGAGAAACAATGGAAAGTCTTTTGCATCCAGGTGCAGCAGAAGAATATTCACCAACTGAGATTGCCATGATGATTCGTTCAAGATATCGTGAATTGGTCGATTTTTTATGTAATTTGCCTTTATATTATGAATGGGAAAACTATCTTTTTGTCCATGCGGGTGTTGATCTAACTAAAAAAGATTGGCGTGATACTAGCCCTAGAGATTTTTTATGGATCAGAGAGCCTTTTCATGAGCATAAGAATCGGACGGGTAAGACGATCGTATTTGGTCATACGATCACGCCACTACTCCATGGAGATATGCAGACAACTGATTTATGGATACAAGATCAGAAAATCGGGATCGACGGTGGGGCTGTCTTTGGCGGATCAATGCATGGTGTCGTTTTTGATCCAATTGGAATCATCCAAGATATCGAGTATCAAAACAATCAAGGACCATGGCAACCACGTGATTGA
- a CDS encoding rhodanese-related sulfurtransferase — protein sequence MDYQVLLYYKYTTITDPELFAKEHLAFCKSLNLKGRILVAEEGINGTVSGTIAETEAYMEAMLADERFADTFFKIDPSEGHAFKKMFVRARPELVSLKLEDDIDPKEMTGAYLSPKEFKEAILDEDTVVIDARNDYEYDLGHFRGAVRPDIRSFRELPQWIRDHKEEFMEKRVVTYCTGGIRCEKFSGWLVREGFKDVGQLHGGIATYGKDPEVQGELWDGKMYVFDERIAVDINHVDKQIVGKDWFDGTPCERYINCANPECNRQMLASVENEEKHLGSCSVACAKHPHNRYVKERNLTTEEIDAHLAAFV from the coding sequence ATGGATTACCAAGTACTATTATATTATAAATATACAACGATCACTGATCCTGAACTTTTTGCGAAGGAGCATCTTGCTTTTTGTAAATCTTTGAATTTGAAAGGTCGTATCCTTGTCGCAGAAGAAGGAATCAACGGCACGGTTTCTGGAACGATCGCAGAAACTGAGGCATACATGGAAGCGATGTTGGCAGATGAACGTTTTGCTGACACATTTTTCAAAATTGATCCTAGCGAGGGTCATGCATTCAAAAAAATGTTTGTTCGTGCGCGTCCTGAACTAGTTTCACTAAAACTAGAAGATGACATTGATCCAAAAGAAATGACGGGCGCTTATTTATCGCCTAAAGAGTTTAAAGAAGCGATTCTTGATGAAGATACGGTTGTGATCGATGCACGAAATGACTATGAATATGATCTTGGGCATTTTAGAGGAGCGGTTCGCCCTGATATCCGTAGCTTTAGAGAACTACCACAATGGATTCGTGACCATAAAGAAGAGTTTATGGAAAAACGGGTCGTTACTTACTGTACAGGTGGCATCCGCTGTGAGAAATTCTCAGGGTGGTTAGTGAGAGAAGGATTTAAAGACGTCGGTCAATTGCATGGTGGTATTGCGACATATGGCAAAGATCCAGAAGTCCAAGGGGAACTATGGGATGGCAAAATGTATGTTTTTGATGAGCGTATCGCTGTCGACATCAATCATGTAGATAAGCAGATCGTAGGGAAAGACTGGTTTGATGGTACTCCTTGCGAACGTTATATCAACTGTGCAAATCCAGAGTGTAATCGTCAAATGTTAGCATCAGTGGAAAACGAAGAAAAACATTTAGGATCATGTTCAGTAGCATGTGCCAAACATCCGCATAATCGCTATGTCAAAGAAAGAAATCTAACAACAGAAGAAATCGATGCACATTTAGCAGCATTTGTATAA
- a CDS encoding VOC family protein, translated as MFTNEMKIMLYVDDVEKNADFWQQIGFVVLDRQEMDGTLIIEIAQSKDAGTAFVLYDREFIEQHSPGTASGAPSLMFYSADIFGLYKKMQQLEVTLGDLVHLGEEYVFNFADPDGNYFAVTGK; from the coding sequence ATGTTTACAAATGAAATGAAAATCATGTTATACGTAGATGATGTTGAAAAAAATGCAGATTTCTGGCAGCAGATCGGTTTTGTTGTGTTGGATCGTCAAGAAATGGATGGTACATTGATTATTGAGATTGCCCAATCAAAAGATGCGGGTACTGCGTTTGTTTTATATGATCGTGAATTTATCGAACAGCATTCACCAGGCACAGCTAGTGGGGCACCTTCTTTGATGTTTTATAGTGCGGACATTTTTGGTTTATACAAAAAGATGCAACAATTAGAAGTGACATTAGGTGATTTAGTCCATTTAGGTGAAGAATATGTATTCAACTTTGCAGATCCTGATGGGAATTACTTTGCTGTGACAGGAAAATAA